A DNA window from Melospiza georgiana isolate bMelGeo1 chromosome 22, bMelGeo1.pri, whole genome shotgun sequence contains the following coding sequences:
- the PGD gene encoding 6-phosphogluconate dehydrogenase, decarboxylating produces MAEADIALIGLAVMGQNLILNMNDHGFVVCAFNRTVSKVDDFLANEAKGTKVIGAHSLEEMVSTLKKPRRIILLVKAGSAVDDFINKLVPLLETGDIIIDGGNSEYRDTTRRCKELQAKGILFVGSGVSGGEEGARYGPSLMPGGAKEAWPHIKTIFQSIAAKVGSGEPCCDWVGEEGAGHFVKMVHNGIEYGDMQLICEAYHLMKDVLGMEHDEMAKVFQEWNKTELDSFLIEITANILKFKDSDGKYLLPKIRDSAGQKGTGKWTAISALEYGVPVTLIGEAVFARCLSSLKEERVQASKLLGGPKGAQFSGNKEAFLEDIRKALYASKIISYAQGFMLLRQAAKEFGWTLNYGGIALMWRGGCIIRSVFLGKIKDAFDQNPELQNLLLDDFFKKAVENCQESWRRVISTGVQIGIPMPCFTTALSFYDGYRHEILPANLIQAQRDYFGAHTYELLSKPGVFIHTNWTGHGGNVSSSAYNV; encoded by the exons ATGGCCGA AGCTGACATTGCTTTGATTGGACTGGCCGTGATGGGTCAGAACCTGATTTTGAACATGAATGACCACGGCTTCGTG GTCTGTGCTTTTAACAGGACAGTTTCCAAGGTGGATGATTTCCTGGCTAACGAGGCCAAGGGAACCAAGGTGATCGGTGCTCACAGCCTGGAGGAGATGGTCTCCACGCTGAAGAAGCCCCGTCGCATTATCTTGCTGGTGAAGGCTGGAAGTGCAGTGGATGACTTCATCAATAAATTG GTGCCATTGCTGGAGACTGGAGACATCATAATTGATGGTGGGAATTCTGAGTACAGAGATACCACG AGGCGCTGTAAGGAGCTCCAGGCAAAGGGCATCTTGTTTGTGGGCAGTGGAGTTAGTGGTGGGGAGGAGGGTGCCAGATACGGACCTTCCCTCATGCCAGGAGGAGCCAAGGAGGCCTG GCCCCACATCAAGACCATATTTCAAAGCATTGCTGCTAAAGTGGGATCTGGGGAACCTTGTTGTGACTGG GtgggagaggaaggagctggacatTTCGTGAAGATGGTGCACAATGGGATTGAGTATGGAGACATGCAGCTGATCTGTGAGGCCTATCACCTGATGAAAGATGTGCTGGGCATGGAGCATGATGAGATGGCAAAG GTATTTCAGGAATGGAATAAGACAGAGTTGGACTCTTTCCTGATTGAAATCACAGCCAATATTCTCAAATTCAAAGACAGCGATGGCAAATACCTCCTCCCAAAGATCAGGGACAGTGCAGGGCAGAAAGGCACGGGGAAGTGGACGGCCATCTCTGCCCTGGAATACGGAGTCCCGGTCACCCTCATCG GTGAAGCTGTGTTTGCACGGTGCCTGTCGTCCCTCAAGGAGGAGAGAGTGCAGGCCAGCAAGCTGCTGGGAGGGCCCAAAGGGGCTCAGTTCAGTGGGAACAAGGAGGCCTTCCTGGAGGACATCCGCAAG gccCTGTATGCTTCCAAGATTATCTCATATGCTCAAGGCTTCATGCTGCTGAGACAAGCAGCCAAGGAATTTGGCTGGACACTGAATTATGGTGGCATTGCACTAATGTGGAGGGGAGGCTGCATCATCAGGAG TGTGTTCCTGGGAAAAATCAAAGATGCTTTTGATcaaaaccctgagctccagaatTTGCTGTTGGATGATTTCTTTAAGAAAGCTGTAGAAAACTGTCAG GAGTCGTGGCGCCGTGTGATCAGTACTGGTGTGCAGATTGGAATCCCCATGCCCTGCTTCACTACAGCACTTTCTTTTTATGATGGATACAGGCACGAGATATTGCCAGCTAACCTGATTCAG GCTCAGCGGGATTACTTTGGTGCACATACATATGAATTATTATCAAAGCCAGGGGTATTTATCCACACTAACTGGACAGGCCATGGAGGAAATGTGTCCTCTTCTGCTTACAATGTCTAA